AAGACTCCTTTTCTACATAATCAAAATCGATCTTCGCGATATCACTGAGGTAAACGATCCGATCATTTTCGGTCTTCACCACAATTTCATTCATCTGCTGTGGATCGGTGAACTCACCAATCACACGGATCGATCTTCGGATACCATCATCCAGGATATTACCACCAGACAGGGTCACGTTCTCCGCAGACACAGCATTCTCAATATCAGCGAAAGTGACATTCCTGGCCTCCATCTCATAAGGATCCACCATGATCTTCACGGCTTTCTCCTCCACTCCACGGATCTCAACTTTGGAGATCTCTTTGATTTTCTCAATCTCATCTTCAATGATTTCAGCGAATCGCTCCAACTCCGCTACAGTATAGTTTCCAGACAGGTTGAGGTTCATCACCGGAAATTCCGAGAAGTTCAGTTCAAACACATCCGGGTCCTGAGGCAAATCAGATGGTAAAGAAGGTTTGGACTTATCGACCGCATCCTTCACTTTTTGTAAAGCATCTTCAATCGAAATATCCGGCTGAAATTCTACAATTACAGTAGAGTAATCCTGTACAGATGTCGATTTGATCTCATCTACTTCCGAGATCAGGTTGATCTCTCTTTCCAGTTCCCTGGTTACCAGGTTTTCGATATCCACCGGTGAGTTTCCGGGGTAAGGTGTACCGACATAAACAATCGGCTGCTCAATTTCCGGGTAGCTATCCTTTGGTAAAGCCTGATACGTTGCCGCTCCAAGGATAACGATCAGTACCGTCAGGAAGTAAACCGTATTTCTATTTTTCAGCGAGAAGGAGGTCAGGGGAAATTCCTTGTCCACCTGCTGTTTTTCATTTATTTCTTCAGACATTGCTTTAGATCATTAAGCGTTGGCATTATAAAGAGGCTGTTGCTACAGACACCTCTACTCCTTCGTTTACTTCGCGATAGCCATTATCGATCAGTGTTTCATTCCCTTTCAAACCAGACAACACTTCTGTCTTACTGTTAAAGGACTTTCCTGGGTTGATCCTGATCTTGCTGGCCAACTTTCTTCCGTCTTCCGTTTTAAGACCATATACAAAATTCCCCTGATCATCAGCCTGTACCAATCGTGTTGGGATACTCACTGCTTCTTCCTGGAAGTAATCGGTCAAATTCAAAATGGTCACCTGATTGGGTCTGAACTTCAAGTCTGTATCTGAAGGTAATGCGATCTCTACGGCAAACGTCCGGTTGTCCTCATTGATCACTTGTCCAACAGAAACCACCTGACTCACCAGACGCATGTCCAACGTCGGTAGATAAATTTCAGCTTGATCTCCCTTTTGGAATTTACCCAGGAATGCTTCAGAAACATCTGCTTTGATGTACATTTCTCTTTGATTGACGATGCGCGCTAAAGGCATGCCTGGCTGCGCCATTTCACCCTCTCTCACCGGAATCTCGTCCGCAACACCTGCGAAAGGTGAGCGAACGTAAGACTGCTTCAATTGGCTTTTCAAGGTAGCTAGTCTACGTTCCAAAGACTCTTTGTTGTTCTTGGTTTGCAAGTATTGTATCTCTGTGCCAATGTTCTGGTCCCAAAGGTTCTTTTGACGAACAAAAACTGCTTCTGCCAATTCCAATTGCGTTTCTACTTCCGCGATGTTGTTCTCAAGGATATCGGCATCCAATTTCATCAGCAACGTACCTTTTGAGAGATTCTGTCCTTCTGCTACATTGATCTTCTCAATACGACCCATGGTCTCAGCTGAGATTACAATGTTTTTGCGGGAAGCTACCGCACCTCTTACTTCTACCTTGTGCTCAAAGGAGCTTTTCTCCAACGCTAAGGTGGAGATCAAAATGGTATTGGCTTTATTGTACTCAGGATCAATTTCATTGATTTCCGTTTCCAAAGTCGCGATCTGCGCTTTCAGGTCAAAATACTGACTTCTCAACGCTTCAAGTTCCGCTTTCTTTTCAGTGAGTTCGTCTCCACCCCCACCACATGCGAAAAGTACCACAGTCATCAGGACTGCTAATGTGATTTGAAACAACTTGTTCATGGATAGTAGATTATTGTGTTGGTCTTTATTCTTAATATCAATTCTTTTCATTAGTTCAGGGTGCCCAGGGCTTTTTGTAAATCAATCCGTGCGATGATCGCATCATATAGGGCATTGTAATAATTCGTTTGAGCCTCTTTTAAAGCGGTATCCGCCTCAACTACTTCAAGGTTAGAACCGATCCCTTCCTGGTATTTGATCTGAGTTACCCGAAACACTTTGTCTGCGAGTTCCATGTTCTCTCTTTGAACTTCGATCTTCTGTACGGCATTTTGCAGAGCCAGGCGACTGGTTTGCACTTCCAGGTCAATGAGGCTTTGATACTGGTTGATCCCATTGTCCAATTGCTCAAGACTAACTTTCTCTCGTTGTATCTGAAACCTTCTTTGCAATCCCGTGAAGATGTTCCAATTGAGGCTTAACCCAATAGAAGAGTAACGGTACCAACTATCTGGTCCTACCTGATCAATACCATCAAAATTGGATTGAGTACTGAATAACCCACCAAAAGACTGGGATTGGGTACTGACACCTAAATTGGCAAACCCGCTTAAGGTCGGCAATGCTTCTGCATATTTGTTTCTAATGTTCAATTCCTGAAGCTTCCGGTTTACCAATAGTGTTTGATACCCAGGTCGGTCTTCGTATTTGACTTGCGCATCATTCCTGGCAATAGTTGCTCCAAGGACGTCATCAAAAGTTCCACTCAACTCCAGTGATTGCTCCAACGGATATCCCATCTGAAACTTCAATAAGGTCATGGAGATGGTATTGAGGTTGATGATATTGTCGCGATCGGATTTAAGGTTATTCAAAGAAACTTTCAGTCGATCTACATCAATCTCTTCCGCAAAGCCATTATTATATAGTTCTCTCGTATTCCGATACAGGGTGTCGAGTCGGGTCAGGTTAGCGGTAAACAAATTCAAGCGCTCTTGATTGATCAATACATCGTAATACGCCTTGCTGACATTTTCTATGATGTTGACACGAGTTTCGTCTTTTTGCCTGACAGAAAGCTCCTTGAACGTATTCGAAGCCTGTAGCGCCACAATGTAAGACCCACTAAAAATGATCTGATTGACTCCTAAACTGGCGTCACCGACGCTTTGCAATTGGAAAAAGTTCTCTGCCGCATACACATCGCCTTCAACCACACCCAGTTCGGTGGCTTGTTCGTCGGTCAGACCGATAGGCGATCCAGGCGTATATTGGGCATAGAATCGTTGTAGTGTCGGGCTCTTCTGCACAACAGCAGAACCGGATATCTGAGGAAGACCAATACCTCTGGTTTCCTTGACCTGCATGACGGCTGATTTCTCATCCAGCGCGGCATTTTTCATCTCTGCATTATTGGCCAACGCGTACTCTATACACGCTTCAAGGCTCATCGCAGAACTTCCTTGTTGTGCTCTCAAGCCAACAGAAAGTAGGATAGCTGTGATAAATAATGATACTCTCATTTGAGTGGTTTTACGGCTTCTGTTTGAAAATATTTCTGATAGTGATTTCGTCCTTTTTCGGTCAAAATGCCATGAATGAAATGATCCAACAATTGCATTTGTACCTCAACAAATTGGAATTGCTCCGGAGGGAAAATCTGTTGATCAAAGATCATCTGTACCTGCTCTACACGGAATTTTGACAAGATCTTCACGTCGATCTCTTGCCGGTAGCAACCTTCCTTCATCCCTTTGATCAAGTTGTCTTCGATGTGTCCACGAATGAATTCATTCTTAAAGTCCAGGTAAAGATCCCAAGCTTCGTGATGGAATTTCTGAAGATCATACAGCATCGAAGGATTGATGTCCTGGATGTTTCGGCGCATGCATTGAGCAATCTGATGCAATTCATCGATGGCATTCACCGCTCTATGTTCGATCTCTGCAAACTCCTTGCGCTCAAGCTCCATGTGCCAGCGAGCAACTTCGGTCACCAATCCATCCTTATTTGTGAAGTACTGATATAGCGTTTTTTTGGACATGGAGACCTCTCGGGCTACATCATCCATGGTCACACTCCGCACTCCATATCGGTTAAAGAGGTTCATCGCCCCGTCCAAAATCCGATTTCTTACTTCGTTATCCACTTAATGACATTTCTTTTACCTCAGGAAACTTCTAGCACCCCAGAAACTTTTAGCATTCCAATAGTTTCCTAGGTTTCTACGCATAACAGGAATTCAGGTTTAGTTGTTCCCACTTTTTTTCATGATTTTCTTAAAAAGTTTCTCTTAGCTTCGTGCCAGCAGTCAATGGAGACCATCAAGTTCACTTTTCAGGAACGGACCATCCACGTCCATAAATCGGGTTCTGGGGCAGAAAACATGCTTTTATTCCATGGATTCGGGCAAACAGGTCAGGTATTTCAAGGATGGCACCAGGCACTCGAAGAAACACACACCTTATATTCATTCGACCTTTTTTTTCATGGTGAAAGTGATCAAACAGAAGCTCCTGTCACCCCTACGTATTGGGGAAAGTTGCTCAAGGTATTCACCGAACAACAGCAACTGGAACATTTCCACCTGGCCGGATACAGTCTTGGAGGCCGATTTGTCAATGCCACCCTTTTATATGTTCCTGAGCAAATCAAGTCCATCTCCTACATTGCCCCGGATGGCTTTTATGAATCCCCCTGGCAAACCCTTGCGATTTCTTTCCGGCGGATATTCAGGTATGTAATGAATCACCCAGAAGCCTTGATCAAAATGGCGGATGCTGCCGAAAAGTATAAGCTAAGTTCACCCTCACTGGTCAAATTTGCCAAGCGGGAGCTTCGAGATGTAGATAATCGAATCAGGGTCTATCGGTCATGGATCTATCTTAAGCCACTCATCAGGAATCATCGTAGAGTTACCCGTACCATCCACAATCACGAAATTAAATGTACGTTGATCCTCGGCTCGAAAGATCACATCATTCCTCCCAGGAAGGTCGTTCCAAAATTCAAACCTGCTCCGAATGTCACCATCTGTGTGATTGAAAAAAGGCACCATGAAATGATCGGTGCTGCATTGGAGCTACTTTATTCAGGTGTTGATTCGTCTGAAAATTGAGGCATGTCAACACTACTCTCTATTCATATTGAGAAACTTTAAACTTACCGTTCTATTTTGAGTCAGAGACTTTAATAATCAGGTTAGATGAAATACCTTTATAGTTTACGTTATCAGTTAGTAAGAATCAACCATGGTCACCAGCACTCAGTTCAACGATCAGTTCTACGACAGCATCTCAGTCTGGAATAAAATGAACTTCACGCTAAGGTTCATTTCCGAACATTTCTTTGGTAAAACATTCTTAAATAATTCGATTCAAAATTGGGCTTCCAACAATCAATCCAAAATCTATGAAGAGGTTAAGTCAATTGAAAAGCAGCATGTTTCGGTAGAAACGTACAACGGAGATCTATCAGCACGAGCATTTAGCAAAAACTATGTAAAAACCGGCAAGCCTGTAGTCATCAAAGGAGGTGCTAAAAACTGGCAAGCTTGCCAGGAATGGGGGTTTGAATTTTTCAAAGAAAATTATGGGGATCATCCAGTTACCCTGACTCATCATAAAGACCTGGGAGACGATGATGATGGCGGGATGGAAGAAACGAACCTAAGAAATATCATTGACGGACTGGCCGAGAACTCGAAAAAATATGCTCGATTCAATCCTTTATTGGATGTCTATCCGGAACTCTTAGAATCACTGGACAGACAATGGCTTAATACCATCATGGGCAGAGGGTTAAAAAATCATCACGTGTTGTTCATTGGTAACAAAGGAACCAAGACCAATATCCACAACGCAGGAAATGAAAACATTTTTGTACAGCTCCGGGGTAAGAAACGATGGTTGATCTGGCATCAAAAAGCCACTTATGTCTTTAGCCCTGAGGTAAACCGCGCACCGGCCAAAGCCTCCCATATCAACCCCAATGCTCCTGACCTTGAGAACTATGCTTCTTTTGAGCACCTCCCTGTTTGTGAGATCATCTTGGAAGAGGGTGACATCTTGTTTGTTCCCTCCTATCTATGGCACTACGTCGAAAACCTCACACCGACCATCGGGATCGGTATTCGTTGGTTGTCTCCCGGAAGTACATTAAGGAACAGTCCATTATTGGCTTGCCTTGAATTATTCAATACCTCACCAAGTGTATTTAAAACCCTTGATTGGCGCAATGGCTTTGATTTCAACAAGATCATTTTGGCTAACCTGAAGAAAAGTGCTTAGAAATTGTCAGTGGATGGATTGGAAGCTGAACTTCCCTGGAGCGTGGCACTGCTCCAAAACGATACAATGAATGTGGTGCCCACGCCCATGACACTTTTCACATCAATTTCACCCCCCATCGCTACTACGTATTTTTTCACAATTGATAGCCCCAATCCTGTACTGGATTCATTACCAGTAGGCTGAGGCGTCAATTTGGTGTACCGTTGAAACAGCAATTGCAAATCTTCTTTATCGATTCCGGGACCATGATCTTCCACCAATACCTTGATCCGATCTCCGGCAAACATCACTGTAATATCTACTGCTTTGTTATGTTCCGAAAACTTGATGGCATTCGAGATAAGATTTTCGAAAATCTGAAAACCATAACTCTCATCAATCTCTGCGAAAAACTTATGGTTATCGTAATTTCTTGCCAATACAATTTTCTTGATCTCAGCACTGGGATTTAGGGTGTCAATTACATTATCCAACAAGGCCGCCATGTCAACTGATCGAACCTCCAAATTCATCATTTCCGACTCAATCGCATTTACATCCAGCACACGTTCGATCATGTGTTTCATGCGTGAAGCACTGCCATTAATCCTGGATAAGTATTGATGTTGACTTTTCGCAGACTCATCCAGCTCTTCCATCAATATTTGACTGAAACCAAGGATAGCATTTAAAGGGTTTCTCAAATCGTGAGCAACCACGCCTATCAATTCATTTTTCTCTCTGTTGAGTCGTGCCAGCACAATGTTCGATCGCTGCTTTGCCACATAAGATCGCCATAACGTAAAAATCAGAATAAGCGTAAGTACCAATCCCACCATCATGAAGTTCCTGGTCAGCAGTTGGCCTCTCAGCTCTGCCAGATACTGGATCTCCTGTCTCTCTTGCTCATCTTCGATTTTGTGCTTCTCCGTTTCAAACTCGTATTTCGCAGTTAATCGCAGAATCTCATCTTTATTTTGCTCATTGTAGATCGAGTCTTGCATTGCCTCGGATATCTCATGGAATTTCAACGCCATGGAAAAATCCCCAGCTTCTTTATATGATTGATACAATTGATCGGCAGAAATCTGTAGCAAAGGCTTAAAGTTGTTGGCTTCCGCTATTGCAAATGAGTTCCGAAACTGAGTGATCGACTGCTGAATCAACCCTTGTTCTCTGTAATAACGACCCATGCCTTGCAGGGCTGAAATCTCAAACTCTTTAAGCTGGCAATTTCTTGCTTCCTTCAATACGATTCCGAAATATTTTTTAACTGAATCTGGTTGATCCAGACGCTCATATAATCGAGCCAATCCATCATAAATGAAAGGATGTAAGCAGGCATCCCCATATTGATCATTATATGCCAAAGCCTCTTGGTAGGATAGAATGGAAAGGTCCATCTGATCTGTTACCGAATACATGTAGGCCAGATTACTTAACGTTCCGATATAATCGCGATGACTCCTAATATTCAATGCTGCGGTCAGTGCTCGTTGGAAATAGTCGATGCTTTCATCTGTCTCTCCCTGTACGGCATAAATCACACCAATATCGTTGAGCTGTTCCATTTTCAATCGTTCATTTTGAAGACTATCGGCTATGGTAAGCGCAGCCAGATAGTGTTTCGTAGCTACGGGCATAGCACCTAGTGAAGTGTTGATTCCTCCCAGGAAATTCAAAATGATGGCCTCTTCTTTCTTAGCCTGAATCCGCTGAATCTCCATAAGGGATTGGGAACAGAAATCTAAGGCTTCCTGTAATTGTCCTACACGATTGAGTGATTCGCTTTTATAAGCCTTACTTAATTGAACACCTAAGTGATCCTCCAACTCCAGGCTTAACATTATCGCCTTATCCAGGTAAAAAATGGCACTATCGTGATGTCCTGACAACTGTAGATTCTTCCCTAATTGCAGTAAGACCTCACTTCTGATGGATTGTGAAAGCTGCTGTCGCAATAAGCCTTGCAACAAATGCTCAGACTGATCAAACTCCGATGAAAGGGTATGAAAATGGGCTTGTCGAAGAATGCTTATTAATTCCAGTGAATCATCAGGGTGTCGCTGGAGCATGGTATGGGTTTGAGCTATGATTGACGCACCTAATTCAACATTGACATCTTCATAGAACTCACTTAGTTGCAAATAAATCCGAATACTGTCTGAAGGACTGGAAGCCCGGGACAGTTGCTGATTTAAAGCGTTTATCTGAGCTAATTGTGCCTGGCACAATAGGACAAATAGCGAAAATACGGTAGTTAACGTAGCTAATTTAGACAATGGCATAGATACAACGAGAGCCTGCGGTGCAGCACAAAATCCTCTCTCAAATCGAAACTCTTTTATAGTCTAGGGCTGGTGACTATAGTTGATATCTGCCAAACAGTACATATATACGAAATCCATTAAAAAGGTAACTGCATCAAGAAGAAATAATCTATAATTTCCCTTCGAGGGATAACACAAAGACGAACTTAATACGACTATAGATTTGATCTACAATTCAACTATTTTTGCGGCTTAATTCCTGACCCTTCATATGATCTACTTTTTCAGAAAATCAGACACCCAATTTTACGCAGTTGGAACTGACCAATCATTAACTGAAAATCATATCTCTCGGCTGACCTGGTTGTTCTCAGGCGCGACGCTTAGCGAAGAAAAAGAGATCAGTGGAAAATTCATCGGTCCACGAAAGGAAATGATCACTCCCTGGAGTACCAATGCCGTAGAAATAGCTCAAAATGCTGGTATTGAAGGGTTGATCAGAATTGAGGCATTTACCATCGACGATGGCGATCAAGGATTTGACCCGATGCTCCAACAACGATATGATGGATTAGGTCAGGACCTGTTCACCTTGGAGATTGAGCCAGCACAAGTACTCGACATTGAGGACATTCGGGATTACAATGAGAAAGAGGGGCTTGCACTGAGTGAAGATGAAGTGGTATTTCTGGAACAAGTGGTCGCTGATATTGGAAGACCTCTGACCGACTCAGAAATTTTCGGGTTTTCACAAGTCAATTCGGAGCACTGCCGACACAAGATATTCACTGGAGAATTCATCATTGACGGGGAAAAGCAGGAAATGTCCCTTTTCCAATGGATCAAAAAAACCTCTAAGGACAATCCGAATTTTCTGGTTTCTGCCTATAAAGACAATGTTGCATTTGTTCAGGGGCCAGTGGCTGAACAGTTCGCACCAGCATCTCAAGATAAACCAGACTTTTTTGAGACCAAAGATTTTGAATCTGTCATTTCACTGAAAGCAGAAACACACAATTTCCCCACCACCGTAGAGCCATTCAATGGAGCCGCAACAGGTTCAGGTGGCGAGATCCGGGACCGAATGGCCGGTGGGCAAGGTAGTATTCCTTTGGCTGGAACAGCCGTTTACATGACTTCCTATCCTCGAACCAAAGGCGCTGACTGGGAAAATCAGGCAAAAGAAAGACCGTGGCTATACCAAACACCAAAAGAAATTCTGATCAAAGCGTCCAATGGTGCCAGTGACTATGGCAACAAATTCGGGCAACCACTGATCTGCGGTAGTCTCCTGACCTTCGAATATGAAGACCAGGATCAGGTGTATGGCTTTGACAAAGTCATTATGCTGGCCGGAGGAATCGGTTTTGGGAAGCTGAAAGAAAGCAAAAAGCAGACGGTTGATAAAGACCAGCAAATTGTAGTGCTCGGCGGTGATAACTACCGCATCGGCATGGGTGGTGGCGCTGTATCCTCCGTGGATACAGGAGAGTTTGAAAATGCCATTGAATTGAATGCGGTACAGCGTTCGAATCCTGAAATGCAAAAACGAGTTGCCAATACCGTTCGTGCGATGACGGAATTAGAAGACAACCCTGTAGTTTCAATTCACGATCATGGGGCTGGCGGGCACTTGAATTGTTTGTCAGAATTAGTTGAAGAATCTGGTGGCGTGATTGATGTAAGTGCATTGCCCATCGGAGACCCTACTCTATCTGACAAGGAACTGATGAGCAACGAATCCCAGGAACGAATGGGATTGGTCATTGACAAAAAGAATTTGGATTATCTAAAGGCCGTTGCTGCCCGGGAAAGATCACCTTACTATGAAGTAGGCACCACAACCGGAGACATGGAGTTGAAATTCAATGGCCTTCATGAAAAACTACCATTTGATCTTAAATTGGATCACTTATTTGGCTCCTCTCCAAAAACCGTATTGGAAGATGAGGTCAAACCAGCAGCATTCAAAGACATCACGTACGATCCTTCAAAGGTCGAATCCTACTTGCAGGAAGTCCTGCAATTGGAAGCAGTAGCTTCAAAAGACTGGCTTACGAACAAAGTAGATCGCTGTGTAACGGGTAAAGTAGCCACCCAACAAACGGTCGGTGAAATCCAGGTGCCTCTGAACAATGTGGCGGTAATGGCGATCGATTATAAGAATTTGAAAGGAATCGCTACGGGTATTGGACATTCTCCAGTCCCCGGCATGATCAATGCAGGAGCAGGCTCTCGTCTCTCTGTAACAGAATGCCTGACCAATATGGTATTTGCACCCCTTACACATGGGCTCGCAGGCATTTCTCTCAGTGCCAACTGGATGTGGCCTGCCAAAAACCCAGGTGAGAATGCCCGTCTATATGAAGGTGTAAAAGCCATCAGTGAGTTTGTCTCGGCTTTGGGTATCAATATCCCCACTGGAAAAGATTCCCTGTCCATGACTCAGAAATACCCTGATGGCCAAAAAGTACTTTCACCAGGCACTGTGATCGTCAGTGGTGGCGCTGAAGTCAATGACATTCGAAAAACGGTTCTTCCTGCGCTTAAATATCAGGCTACCGACTCAAAACTGATCTATGTTCCCTTCGGCACGAATGGCTTTGAGTTGGGGGGAAGTTCCTTTGCGCAAGTAGCTGCCGCCCTGGGACAACAAACACCAGATGTAGATGCCGCAAAAGTGATCAAAGCATTCAATGAAATTCAGGCATTGATCAATGATGGTCATATTCTGGCGGGTCATGATGTTTCTGCCGGTGGTCTGATCACCACCCTATTGGAAATGAATTTCCCTAACCAGTCCGGTGGGTTGAATATCAACCTGAGTGGATTCGAAGAAGAAGACCTTGTCAAGGTACTATTCTCGGAAAACCCCTCAGTGGTACTACAAGTGGACGCTTCAGCACTATCTACGCTGGAAAGTAATGGTATCAACTTTATCGAACTGGGAGATACCCAGTCAGCCAGACAGCTTACCCTAAGTAAGGGAGATTGGCAATTAACGCTCGATATTGATGCGTACAGAACTACCTGGATGCGTGCTTCATATCTTTTGGATCAGGAACAAACAGAAGCTGTGCAAGCCAAAGCTCGTTTTGAAAACTATAGCCAGCAAGCACTGTCTTATCAATTCCCGGAAGGGTTTACAGGCAAGCGCAGTGACCTAAACATTGATGTGAACCGGAAAACCAAATCCGGTATCAAAGCGGCGATCATACGGGAGCAAGGGGTAAATAGTGACCGGGAAATGGCTTACGCCCTTTATATGGCCGGATTCGATGTACTAGATGTCCATATGACAGACCTGGTTAGTGGTCGCGAAGACCTTTCTGGTGTCAACATGATTGTTTTCGTAGGTGGCTTTTCAAATTCCGATGTACTGGGTTCTGCCAAAGGTTGGGCTGGTTCCTTCCTATTCAACGAAAAGGCAAAAGCAGCTTTGGATAATTTCTATGCGCGTCCTGATACCCTGAGTTTGGGCGTCTGTAATGGCTGTCAGCTAATGATGGAGTTAGAGGTGTTATTCCCAGAAATGAAGCATCACCCTAAAATGCATCACAATGCGACAGGTAAATTTGAGTGTGGTTTCATCAATGTTGACATCCAACCGAACAATACGGTGATGCTAGGAAATATGGTTGGATCACGATTGGGTATATGGTTAGCACACGGTGAAGGCCGATTCATACTTGAAGAGGAAAGTCCGTACACCATACCGATGAAGTATTCCTATGAAGCAATACCTGGCAATCCAAATGGTAGTTCTTTTGGCGTAGCTGCCATGGCTTCCAAAGACGGCCGACACCTGGCCATGATGCCTCACCTCGAACGATCTTTATTCCCCTGGAATTGGGCACACTACGAAGATAAACTTGCACATGAAGTCAGCCCATGGTTAATCCCATTTGCGAATGCTTTTGATTGGGTAAAAGAACAAGTCAAATAAACAGGTTACTTGAGTAACATGTTCTTTCTTATCGAGCTTAAAAACTTCATATTACTTATCGGGTTTATCTTCACAATTATTTATCTCCATTGAGGATTCATAAAAAAAGTACAGAAAGACAAAGCTAACGCGGCTAAGTACTTTTTTGGATCGATACTATTAGTGGTGTTTATTAATATATTGGAAAGAGTATTCCTTTGAGTCAATTAATAATCCTGTTCGTTGATGTGTTTTGAGAGTGTGAAGGATAGCAAACAAAAAAGATGTTTATTGCATTATCTAGAACTAGTAATTAGGTTACTCAAGTAAACTGTTTACTGAAAAAAGTCGTGATCCTCGAACCACTCTTTCATTCGTTCAGGCCAACCGGAAATGGTCTTTAGATCCGATCGGGTACCCATGTTGAAAGCGTGATCACCTTTGGCATAGAGGTGCATTTCTACGGATTTTCCTGCGGCACGATAAACACGTAGTAACTGCACGATGGTTTCGGAACAACATACATCATTGTTGGAAGCTACCAGAAAAGCTGGAGGTGCATCTTCAGGCACACTGATTGATGGAATGAATAGTGGACCCGGATAAACCTGAACTAAAAAATCCGGGCGAAACGAAAACTGATCAATTTCATCTGAGCCTTCGCGATCATCATTCTCTTCAAAAGCCAGCATCGCAGCGACTTCTCCTCCTGCTGAGAAAGCCAATATCCCCACCCTGTTGGGATCAAAACCAAGTTCCTCAGATAGGCCTCTGATTCGCTTCATGGCTCTTATTCCATCCTGGCGAACATGTTCGAACGTATATTCAGACCCCTCTTCGCGAACCAACCTGTATTTCAGCACAAATGCCTTGAATCCTAAGTTGGTAAGATACCGAGCTGCACGTTCCCCTTCACTGTTGTAGACTAATTCCCGGTGACCACCACCTGGGATGATCAAAATGGCCGCTCCATTCGGTTGATCAGGTTCATAAAGTGTAATGGAAGGATGATGGATATTCTTTACCCACCAATCTTTGGCATGTTCTGGCTCATCTTTACGATGTTCAAAGCCGGGAGCACCATTATTCCATAGCGGATACACTGTTTGTGCCTGACTATTGGATACCGACAAAAAATTATACGAGCATAAAAAGAGGAATAGCGTTTTTATCGAATTGTTGATCATTGGACAGAGTCGTTAAGACAATGGCCAAAATCCGTTAATCTACGCTAACGCTAGCAGGGTATTTGAACCAAACCAGATTAGTAATCAGGTTACTTGAGTAATCTGATTACTGGAAACCACTTTCTC
This DNA window, taken from Cytophagales bacterium, encodes the following:
- a CDS encoding efflux RND transporter periplasmic adaptor subunit, translated to MNKLFQITLAVLMTVVLFACGGGGDELTEKKAELEALRSQYFDLKAQIATLETEINEIDPEYNKANTILISTLALEKSSFEHKVEVRGAVASRKNIVISAETMGRIEKINVAEGQNLSKGTLLMKLDADILENNIAEVETQLELAEAVFVRQKNLWDQNIGTEIQYLQTKNNKESLERRLATLKSQLKQSYVRSPFAGVADEIPVREGEMAQPGMPLARIVNQREMYIKADVSEAFLGKFQKGDQAEIYLPTLDMRLVSQVVSVGQVINEDNRTFAVEIALPSDTDLKFRPNQVTILNLTDYFQEEAVSIPTRLVQADDQGNFVYGLKTEDGRKLASKIRINPGKSFNSKTEVLSGLKGNETLIDNGYREVNEGVEVSVATASL
- a CDS encoding cupin-like domain-containing protein encodes the protein MVTSTQFNDQFYDSISVWNKMNFTLRFISEHFFGKTFLNNSIQNWASNNQSKIYEEVKSIEKQHVSVETYNGDLSARAFSKNYVKTGKPVVIKGGAKNWQACQEWGFEFFKENYGDHPVTLTHHKDLGDDDDGGMEETNLRNIIDGLAENSKKYARFNPLLDVYPELLESLDRQWLNTIMGRGLKNHHVLFIGNKGTKTNIHNAGNENIFVQLRGKKRWLIWHQKATYVFSPEVNRAPAKASHINPNAPDLENYASFEHLPVCEIILEEGDILFVPSYLWHYVENLTPTIGIGIRWLSPGSTLRNSPLLACLELFNTSPSVFKTLDWRNGFDFNKIILANLKKSA
- a CDS encoding alpha/beta fold hydrolase → METIKFTFQERTIHVHKSGSGAENMLLFHGFGQTGQVFQGWHQALEETHTLYSFDLFFHGESDQTEAPVTPTYWGKLLKVFTEQQQLEHFHLAGYSLGGRFVNATLLYVPEQIKSISYIAPDGFYESPWQTLAISFRRIFRYVMNHPEALIKMADAAEKYKLSSPSLVKFAKRELRDVDNRIRVYRSWIYLKPLIRNHRRVTRTIHNHEIKCTLILGSKDHIIPPRKVVPKFKPAPNVTICVIEKRHHEMIGAALELLYSGVDSSEN
- a CDS encoding TetR/AcrR family transcriptional regulator; this translates as MDNEVRNRILDGAMNLFNRYGVRSVTMDDVAREVSMSKKTLYQYFTNKDGLVTEVARWHMELERKEFAEIEHRAVNAIDELHQIAQCMRRNIQDINPSMLYDLQKFHHEAWDLYLDFKNEFIRGHIEDNLIKGMKEGCYRQEIDVKILSKFRVEQVQMIFDQQIFPPEQFQFVEVQMQLLDHFIHGILTEKGRNHYQKYFQTEAVKPLK
- a CDS encoding TolC family protein, whose amino-acid sequence is MRVSLFITAILLSVGLRAQQGSSAMSLEACIEYALANNAEMKNAALDEKSAVMQVKETRGIGLPQISGSAVVQKSPTLQRFYAQYTPGSPIGLTDEQATELGVVEGDVYAAENFFQLQSVGDASLGVNQIIFSGSYIVALQASNTFKELSVRQKDETRVNIIENVSKAYYDVLINQERLNLFTANLTRLDTLYRNTRELYNNGFAEEIDVDRLKVSLNNLKSDRDNIINLNTISMTLLKFQMGYPLEQSLELSGTFDDVLGATIARNDAQVKYEDRPGYQTLLVNRKLQELNIRNKYAEALPTLSGFANLGVSTQSQSFGGLFSTQSNFDGIDQVGPDSWYRYSSIGLSLNWNIFTGLQRRFQIQREKVSLEQLDNGINQYQSLIDLEVQTSRLALQNAVQKIEVQRENMELADKVFRVTQIKYQEGIGSNLEVVEADTALKEAQTNYYNALYDAIIARIDLQKALGTLN